From a region of the Myxococcus stipitatus genome:
- a CDS encoding myxosortase-dependent metalloprotease, MXAN_2677/MXAN_2678 family: protein MRGLLFSVWVLGATPVLAQDEISYQRTAVPGLPLCLMWPGRDYIYHLDADGSSRTPGDTEVAAIEAAFDSWRALSRECSDYRFIRGEDWSLPVMVGYDKEHRYDNYNVITFRERSCEDVVAGTDPCWREETCGNQYDCWEHGAGTIGLTTSTFSYNDGRVLDSDIELNAAVSESYPGFLFTTVDSPPCVGTQATNCVATDLQNTMTHEIGHVVGLDHVLDPGSTMQPTAPQGETSKRIIDPGSARGFCSTYPRHLPPNQCVMLANTGMVLQADGRGTGCATAPGLLTVAAGLSALSLLRGRRRAGARRNGAA from the coding sequence ATGCGCGGCCTCCTGTTCTCCGTGTGGGTGCTCGGGGCGACGCCCGTGCTCGCGCAGGACGAGATCTCCTATCAACGCACCGCGGTGCCGGGCCTGCCGCTGTGCCTGATGTGGCCGGGCCGCGACTACATCTATCACCTGGACGCCGACGGCAGCTCGCGCACGCCCGGGGACACGGAGGTCGCCGCCATCGAGGCGGCCTTCGACTCGTGGCGGGCCCTGTCCCGCGAGTGCAGCGACTACCGGTTCATCCGGGGCGAGGACTGGAGCCTCCCCGTCATGGTGGGCTACGACAAGGAGCACCGCTATGACAACTACAACGTCATCACCTTCCGGGAGCGCTCCTGTGAAGACGTGGTCGCCGGGACGGATCCGTGCTGGCGCGAGGAGACGTGCGGCAACCAGTACGACTGCTGGGAGCACGGCGCGGGCACCATCGGCCTCACCACGTCCACCTTCAGCTACAACGATGGCCGGGTGCTCGACTCGGACATCGAGCTGAACGCCGCCGTCTCCGAGAGCTACCCGGGGTTCCTCTTCACCACGGTGGACTCGCCGCCGTGCGTGGGCACGCAGGCCACCAACTGCGTGGCCACGGACCTGCAGAACACCATGACGCACGAGATTGGCCACGTCGTGGGGCTGGACCACGTGCTCGACCCGGGCTCCACCATGCAGCCCACGGCGCCGCAGGGCGAGACGAGCAAGCGGATCATCGACCCCGGTTCGGCCCGGGGGTTCTGCTCCACCTATCCCCGGCACCTGCCGCCCAACCAGTGCGTCATGCTCGCCAACACGGGCATGGTGCTCCAGGCGGACGGGCGGGGCACCGGCTGCGCCACGGCTCCCGGCCTCCTGACCGTCGCCGCGGGGCTGTCCGCCCTCTCGCTCCTGCGCGGGAGGCGCCGGGCGGGCGCACGCCGGAACGGCGCTGCGTGA
- the gltX gene encoding glutamate--tRNA ligase: MTSAPRVRFAPSPTGYLHIGGARTALMNFLQARRHGGTFILRMEDTDRVRSTTESVQAILDGLNWLGIDWDEGPGKEGPHAPYFQTQRLDTYKKHSDQLIAEGKAYRCYCTRADLDAQREATEKSGGFFKYPGTCRELKAPPPGRREEEAVIRFKMPSGDGTVSFDDLALGTISKPYSDLDDWVMLRADGIPLYNFGCVIDDHLMDITLVARGQEHVNSTFPQLMLYQALGWTPPRFAHLPLILGPDREKLSKRKHPEADVMLHKRTGIMPEALNNFVIRLGWSHGNDEVITREQMVEWFDFSDVGTTSGVWNPEKLLWLNQQWMKLLPETTVAERLVPFLEAKGFSVQGDSRLVPLVRALRERARTLEEMATTASLYFRKGVTLDEKAAAKHLTGDSLALLRKVRDGIAALPEWTVEALDAVVKSVSESSAVGMGKVAQPVRVAITGNTTSPGIGETLLLAGRDEALARIDAALARGG, encoded by the coding sequence ATGACTTCCGCTCCTCGCGTCCGCTTCGCTCCCTCCCCCACGGGCTACCTCCATATCGGCGGGGCTCGCACGGCGTTGATGAACTTCCTGCAGGCCCGCCGCCATGGAGGCACGTTCATCCTTCGCATGGAGGACACCGACCGCGTGCGTTCCACGACGGAGTCCGTGCAGGCCATCCTCGACGGGTTGAACTGGCTGGGCATCGACTGGGACGAGGGCCCCGGCAAGGAGGGCCCGCACGCGCCCTACTTCCAGACCCAGCGGCTGGACACCTACAAGAAGCACTCCGACCAGCTCATCGCCGAGGGCAAGGCCTACCGCTGCTACTGCACGCGCGCGGACCTCGACGCGCAGCGCGAGGCCACGGAGAAGTCCGGCGGCTTCTTCAAGTACCCGGGCACCTGCCGGGAGCTGAAGGCCCCCCCGCCCGGCCGCCGCGAGGAGGAGGCCGTCATCCGCTTCAAGATGCCCTCCGGCGACGGCACCGTGTCGTTCGACGACCTGGCGCTGGGCACCATCAGCAAGCCGTACTCGGACCTGGATGATTGGGTCATGCTGCGCGCGGACGGCATCCCGCTCTACAACTTCGGCTGCGTCATCGACGACCACCTGATGGACATCACCCTGGTCGCGCGAGGCCAGGAGCACGTCAACTCCACCTTCCCCCAGCTGATGCTCTACCAGGCGCTGGGCTGGACGCCGCCGCGGTTCGCGCACCTGCCCCTCATCCTCGGGCCGGACCGCGAGAAGCTCTCCAAGCGCAAGCACCCGGAGGCGGACGTGATGCTGCACAAGCGCACCGGCATCATGCCGGAGGCGCTGAACAACTTCGTCATCCGCCTGGGCTGGAGCCACGGCAACGACGAGGTCATCACCCGCGAGCAGATGGTCGAGTGGTTCGACTTCTCCGACGTGGGCACCACCTCCGGCGTGTGGAACCCGGAGAAGCTGCTGTGGCTCAACCAGCAGTGGATGAAGCTGCTGCCGGAGACCACCGTCGCCGAGCGGCTCGTGCCCTTCCTGGAGGCCAAGGGCTTCTCCGTCCAGGGAGACTCCCGGCTGGTGCCCCTGGTGCGCGCCCTGCGCGAGCGCGCCCGCACGCTCGAGGAGATGGCCACCACCGCCTCGCTCTACTTCCGCAAGGGCGTCACGCTCGACGAGAAGGCCGCGGCCAAGCACCTCACCGGCGATTCGCTGGCGCTGCTGCGCAAGGTGCGCGACGGCATCGCCGCGCTGCCCGAGTGGACGGTCGAGGCGCTGGACGCCGTGGTGAAGTCCGTCAGCGAGTCCTCCGCCGTGGGCATGGGCAAGGTCGCCCAACCCGTGCGGGTCGCCATCACCGGCAACACCACCAGCCCGGGAATCGGCGAGACGCTGCTGCTCGCCGGCCGCGACGAAGCCCTCGCGCGCATCGACGCCGCGCTCGCGCGCGGCGGGTGA
- a CDS encoding response regulator, whose protein sequence is MDLPFETGEDDGGEGETLASTVLVVDDEPVVLDICARLLEREADLVVMVAASAEEALPLLREQRVDVLVTDKNLPGMGGVELVAQARELQPTLEALMITAYASSESVIAAFAAGASDYILKPFDDLRVLRAKVRAALERRSAGARGREQAREVAREAAALLAAGRDAPERAYEALEDQLRAYEESSRLGLEGRVAVVGSPAAQGALVEAGFDVRVVSPTSPDLESVDVVVVETGDPQWRALAERLQRRPPDVLLLASPQADLGDLLEAITLRMDLVGYGSTQGASALPEKVRMLLLRRGVQRAQDQLADALAAFRRSISSATG, encoded by the coding sequence ATGGATCTCCCGTTCGAGACCGGTGAGGACGACGGTGGGGAGGGGGAAACGCTCGCCTCGACGGTGCTGGTGGTGGACGACGAGCCGGTCGTGCTCGACATCTGCGCCCGCCTGTTGGAGCGCGAAGCGGACCTGGTGGTGATGGTGGCCGCGAGCGCGGAAGAGGCGCTTCCCCTCCTGCGTGAACAGCGCGTGGATGTGCTGGTGACGGACAAGAACCTGCCCGGCATGGGCGGGGTGGAGCTGGTGGCGCAGGCGCGCGAGCTCCAGCCCACGCTGGAGGCGCTGATGATCACCGCCTACGCCAGCAGCGAGTCCGTCATCGCCGCCTTCGCGGCGGGGGCGAGCGACTACATCCTCAAGCCCTTCGACGACCTGCGGGTGCTGCGCGCCAAGGTGCGTGCGGCGCTGGAGCGCCGGTCGGCGGGCGCGCGCGGACGCGAGCAGGCCCGGGAGGTGGCGCGCGAGGCCGCGGCGCTGCTCGCGGCGGGGCGCGACGCGCCGGAGCGGGCCTACGAGGCGCTGGAGGATCAGCTTCGCGCGTACGAGGAGTCCTCGCGGCTGGGGCTGGAGGGGAGGGTGGCGGTGGTGGGGAGCCCGGCGGCGCAGGGGGCGCTGGTCGAGGCGGGCTTCGACGTGCGCGTCGTCTCGCCGACGTCTCCCGACCTCGAGTCCGTGGACGTGGTCGTCGTGGAGACGGGCGACCCGCAGTGGCGCGCGCTGGCGGAGCGGCTCCAGCGGCGTCCCCCAGACGTCCTCCTGCTGGCCAGCCCCCAGGCGGACCTGGGGGACCTGCTGGAGGCCATCACCCTGCGCATGGACCTGGTGGGGTACGGCAGCACGCAGGGGGCGAGCGCGCTCCCGGAGAAGGTGCGGATGCTGCTCCTGCGCCGGGGCGTGCAGCGCGCGCAGGACCAGCTGGCCGATGCGCTCGCGGCCTTCCGCCGGAGCATCTCCTCCGCGACGGGGTGA
- a CDS encoding chemotaxis protein CheW, with protein sequence MADTPTPPLDAQLRRASVEERLGALEAEQARLRQELATLSGELRLPGLYLTLDAAGTSALLAADAVQEVVRLVELEPLPGAPPHILGTFVYRGSPAVAVDLSVLLGVVRQPEMDAHLVICKGARTVAVLVDRVRDLVEAPLLVDGTPEGTLPLPWDAKGLMAGLCRTPEGVRPLLRISAVLTGAEAA encoded by the coding sequence ATGGCAGACACTCCGACCCCCCCTCTCGACGCTCAGCTGCGAAGAGCTTCCGTGGAAGAGCGCCTGGGCGCGCTGGAGGCCGAACAGGCCCGGCTGCGCCAGGAGCTGGCCACGCTCTCCGGCGAGCTGCGGCTGCCGGGCCTCTACCTCACCCTGGACGCGGCCGGCACCAGCGCGCTGCTGGCCGCGGACGCGGTGCAGGAGGTGGTGCGGCTGGTGGAGCTGGAGCCCCTGCCGGGCGCGCCTCCCCACATCCTGGGGACCTTCGTCTACCGGGGCAGCCCGGCCGTGGCGGTGGATCTTTCCGTCCTGCTCGGCGTCGTCCGCCAGCCGGAGATGGACGCACATCTGGTCATCTGCAAGGGCGCGCGCACCGTGGCCGTGCTGGTGGACCGGGTGAGGGACCTGGTGGAGGCGCCGCTCCTGGTGGATGGCACGCCGGAGGGGACGCTGCCGCTGCCGTGGGACGCGAAGGGGCTGATGGCGGGCCTGTGTCGCACGCCCGAGGGCGTCCGGCCGCTGCTGCGCATCTCCGCCGTCTTGACGGGCGCGGAGGCGGCGTGA
- a CDS encoding TonB family protein produces the protein MINGDSPNPETPAAAGADPLIGRTLNGRFSILEPLGVGGMGKVYRALQAPLERVVALKVLNPSFQSSRDPGFQKRFLREASLTSKLRHPNTVTVIDYGQTDDGIYYIAMEYLDGRTLAQVLGQVGPLAWSRAIAIAQQICRSLREAHSLGIVHRDLKPANIMLLNEQDQDLVKVLDFGLVKSVAAPQEGQISPEITQNGTFLGSPQYMAPEQARNATDARSDVYSLGIVLYQMLVGRPPFIARDHIELIFAHYKEAPPTFQQLRPDIAIPAEIEAVVRRCLEKDPARRYQTMDELLEGLREGSMAAGGNSGIFKRPGGATTTGPYPSPPLFSSVATTPNDSGDTLAVDISVEVPKAVQRARQRTLLMGGLGGVVVAGLIAGGAILFMGRGESDKPAEAKTEAAVAQAPVAPAPPAAQEAPAPVAGQKVRFKLMSQPTGARVFYRGKERGVTPFTLELPAGQDGSIMVELTFALEGYQMETVVTGGSGEVVLSQKLQKRRGGRGGGGSLEVVSAASSADEVDTPEPVATPGGMSAPVMLAPTQAPASEPSAPTPPPTAGAVGAAAATQAKGVAGGLAVPVLPTGALASARGDVLPYSDEMSRPEMLDGKDLVYTREAMAAKSEGVMIVRCTITSKGRVENCRIIRPVRHMESAVLEALQSRTYKPITYQGHPVNVDYTFTMRLVAPRR, from the coding sequence ATGATCAACGGCGACTCGCCGAACCCCGAGACGCCCGCCGCGGCGGGCGCGGATCCGCTCATCGGCCGGACCCTGAACGGCCGATTCAGCATCCTGGAGCCGCTCGGGGTCGGCGGCATGGGCAAGGTCTACCGTGCCTTGCAAGCCCCCCTCGAGCGCGTCGTGGCGCTCAAGGTCCTCAACCCCTCCTTCCAGAGCAGCAGGGACCCCGGCTTCCAGAAGCGCTTCCTGCGCGAGGCGTCGCTGACCTCGAAGCTGCGCCACCCCAACACCGTCACCGTCATCGACTACGGCCAGACGGATGACGGCATCTACTACATCGCCATGGAGTACCTGGATGGGCGCACGCTCGCCCAGGTGCTCGGACAGGTGGGGCCGCTGGCGTGGTCGCGCGCCATCGCCATCGCCCAGCAGATCTGCCGCTCGCTGCGCGAGGCGCACAGCCTGGGCATCGTCCACCGGGACCTGAAGCCAGCCAACATCATGCTCCTCAACGAGCAGGACCAGGACCTGGTGAAGGTGCTGGACTTCGGCCTGGTGAAGTCGGTGGCGGCGCCCCAGGAGGGGCAGATCTCCCCCGAAATCACCCAGAACGGCACGTTCCTCGGCTCGCCGCAGTACATGGCGCCGGAGCAGGCGCGCAACGCGACGGACGCGCGCAGCGACGTGTACTCGCTGGGCATCGTCCTCTACCAGATGCTGGTGGGCCGCCCGCCCTTCATCGCGCGCGACCACATCGAGCTCATCTTCGCCCATTACAAGGAAGCGCCGCCCACCTTCCAGCAGCTGCGCCCGGACATCGCGATTCCGGCGGAGATCGAAGCCGTGGTGCGCCGGTGCCTGGAGAAGGACCCGGCGCGGCGCTACCAGACGATGGACGAGTTGCTGGAGGGCCTGCGCGAGGGGAGCATGGCCGCCGGTGGCAACAGCGGCATCTTCAAGCGCCCCGGTGGCGCGACCACCACGGGCCCCTACCCCTCCCCGCCATTGTTCTCCAGCGTGGCCACGACGCCCAACGATTCGGGCGACACGCTGGCGGTGGACATCAGCGTGGAGGTGCCCAAGGCCGTCCAGCGCGCGCGTCAGCGCACGCTCCTGATGGGCGGGCTCGGAGGCGTGGTGGTGGCCGGCCTCATCGCCGGTGGCGCCATCCTCTTCATGGGCCGGGGCGAGTCCGACAAGCCCGCAGAGGCCAAGACGGAGGCGGCGGTGGCCCAGGCCCCCGTCGCGCCCGCGCCGCCCGCCGCCCAGGAGGCCCCGGCGCCGGTCGCCGGACAGAAGGTGCGCTTCAAGCTGATGAGCCAGCCGACGGGCGCGCGCGTCTTCTACCGGGGCAAGGAGCGCGGCGTCACGCCGTTCACGCTCGAGCTGCCGGCGGGCCAGGACGGCTCCATCATGGTGGAGCTGACGTTCGCGCTGGAGGGCTACCAGATGGAGACCGTCGTCACGGGCGGCTCCGGCGAGGTGGTGCTGTCGCAGAAGCTGCAGAAGCGCCGCGGTGGACGCGGCGGCGGAGGCAGCCTCGAGGTCGTCTCCGCGGCCTCGTCCGCGGACGAGGTGGACACGCCCGAGCCGGTGGCCACGCCGGGTGGCATGTCCGCGCCGGTGATGCTCGCGCCCACGCAGGCGCCCGCGTCGGAGCCCTCCGCCCCCACGCCTCCGCCGACGGCGGGAGCGGTGGGCGCGGCGGCCGCGACGCAGGCCAAGGGCGTGGCGGGAGGGCTGGCGGTGCCGGTGCTGCCCACGGGCGCGCTGGCGTCCGCGCGCGGCGACGTGCTGCCCTACAGCGACGAGATGTCCCGTCCGGAGATGCTCGACGGCAAGGACCTCGTCTACACGCGCGAGGCGATGGCGGCGAAGTCCGAGGGCGTGATGATCGTCCGCTGCACCATCACCTCGAAGGGCCGCGTGGAGAACTGCCGCATCATCCGTCCCGTTCGCCACATGGAGTCGGCGGTCCTCGAGGCGCTCCAGTCGCGCACGTACAAGCCCATCACCTACCAGGGGCACCCGGTGAACGTGGACTACACCTTCACCATGCGCCTGGTGGCGCCGCGCCGCTGA
- a CDS encoding HAD family hydrolase, which produces MAVAFFDLDRTLISANSGALWLRRELALGHITRFQALGASLWLARYHLGFVSMQAAVARVISRLAGAPVAPLQRRMEAFYDETVRALYRPGAWRALAAHRRAGDRLVLLTSSTDSLSRLVARDLDLDAVLCNRFEVDAEGRHTGRPLGVICFGEGKRTLAREYADRVGAALSACAFYTDSYSDLPLLEVVGRPVVVHPDHRLRRVARRRGWPVVHWDEPTGGSAMAAPPVVPTSGP; this is translated from the coding sequence GTGGCCGTCGCCTTCTTCGACCTCGACAGGACGCTGATCTCCGCCAACTCCGGCGCGCTGTGGCTCCGCCGCGAGCTGGCCTTGGGCCACATCACCCGCTTCCAGGCGCTCGGGGCCAGCCTGTGGCTCGCCCGCTATCACCTGGGCTTCGTGTCGATGCAGGCCGCGGTGGCGCGCGTCATCTCCCGGCTCGCGGGCGCTCCGGTCGCGCCCCTCCAGCGGCGCATGGAGGCGTTCTACGACGAGACGGTTCGCGCGCTGTACCGCCCGGGGGCGTGGAGGGCCCTGGCGGCGCACCGCCGCGCGGGGGACAGGCTGGTGCTGCTCACCTCGTCCACCGACTCCCTGTCGCGCCTCGTCGCGAGGGACCTGGACCTGGACGCGGTGCTGTGCAACCGCTTCGAGGTGGACGCGGAGGGGCGACACACCGGCCGGCCGCTGGGCGTCATCTGCTTCGGCGAGGGCAAGCGTACGCTCGCGCGGGAGTACGCGGACCGGGTGGGGGCCGCCCTCTCGGCCTGCGCCTTCTACACGGACTCGTACTCGGACCTGCCGCTGCTGGAGGTGGTGGGGCGGCCCGTGGTGGTGCACCCCGACCACCGTCTGCGGCGGGTGGCCCGGCGGCGAGGCTGGCCCGTGGTGCACTGGGATGAGCCCACCGGAGGGAGCGCCATGGCCGCGCCTCCGGTGGTACCGACCTCCGGGCCCTGA
- a CDS encoding CheR family methyltransferase codes for MSEAVLDDTTLAKVEEVLREACGLTLAHSLRRSLEAALTRSAGAKGLEPESFLRGLLRRDPAAVETFIEHAVIGETYFFRHPEHLRSLARLALPHAGPYFHVWSAGCATGEEPYSIAMALLSAGLPEGRARVLATDVSNRALERAREGLYGAWSLRRVEPDLEARFLEPHGEQVSVCAPVRRMVEFRRHNLAVEPPPMTGLSAIFCRNVLIYFQPDLVRAVLERFVSALAPGGLLFVAPAEVPLANGLGLETLDAEGTVALRVPPPGWTRPVPQVAAPPPRPRPLPVPRPTPLALPRVAPPEPPAPPDVAAPTPDTPGPEQPPLARALEAARAGRHAEAEALAREAAKALIPEAYLLLAMVAEERGDLNGAVEAVRKALYLEPRLALGHATLVVLYGRMERREDAERSRQNALRSLDGLDDEQPLRGVETMTAGGLRQALAPRTQAGWQGAR; via the coding sequence GTGAGCGAGGCGGTCCTCGACGACACGACGCTCGCGAAGGTCGAGGAGGTGCTGCGCGAGGCGTGTGGCCTGACGCTGGCGCACAGCCTGCGCCGCTCGCTGGAGGCGGCGCTGACGCGCTCGGCCGGGGCGAAGGGCCTGGAGCCGGAGTCCTTCCTGCGGGGGCTGTTGCGCCGCGACCCGGCCGCGGTGGAGACCTTCATCGAGCACGCCGTCATCGGCGAGACGTACTTCTTCCGCCACCCGGAGCACCTGCGCTCGCTGGCGCGGCTGGCCCTGCCGCACGCCGGCCCGTACTTCCACGTGTGGAGCGCCGGCTGCGCCACCGGCGAGGAGCCCTACAGCATCGCCATGGCGCTGCTCTCCGCGGGGCTCCCCGAGGGGCGCGCCCGGGTGCTCGCCACGGACGTGTCCAACCGCGCGCTGGAGCGCGCGCGCGAGGGGCTCTACGGCGCCTGGTCCCTGCGCCGCGTGGAGCCGGACCTGGAGGCGCGCTTCCTGGAGCCCCACGGGGAGCAGGTCTCCGTCTGCGCGCCCGTGCGGCGCATGGTGGAGTTCCGCCGCCACAACCTGGCCGTGGAGCCGCCGCCCATGACGGGGCTGTCCGCCATCTTCTGCCGCAACGTGCTCATCTACTTCCAGCCGGACCTGGTGCGCGCGGTGCTGGAGCGCTTCGTCTCCGCGCTCGCGCCCGGCGGGCTGTTGTTCGTCGCGCCCGCCGAGGTGCCGCTCGCCAACGGCCTGGGGCTGGAGACGCTCGACGCCGAGGGCACCGTCGCCCTGAGGGTGCCGCCCCCGGGCTGGACGCGCCCTGTGCCCCAGGTCGCCGCGCCGCCGCCCCGGCCCCGGCCGCTCCCCGTGCCCCGGCCCACGCCCCTGGCGCTGCCCCGCGTGGCGCCGCCGGAGCCGCCCGCGCCCCCGGACGTCGCCGCGCCCACCCCGGACACGCCGGGCCCGGAGCAGCCGCCCCTGGCGCGCGCGCTGGAGGCGGCGCGGGCCGGGCGCCACGCGGAGGCGGAGGCGCTGGCGCGCGAGGCCGCGAAGGCGCTCATTCCGGAGGCCTACCTGCTGCTCGCGATGGTGGCGGAGGAGCGAGGGGACCTCAACGGCGCGGTGGAGGCGGTGCGCAAGGCGCTCTACCTGGAGCCGAGGCTGGCGCTCGGCCACGCGACGCTGGTCGTGCTCTACGGGCGCATGGAGCGGCGCGAGGACGCGGAGCGGTCGCGGCAGAACGCGCTGCGCTCCCTGGACGGATTGGATGACGAACAGCCCCTGAGGGGCGTGGAAACGATGACGGCGGGGGGCCTGCGACAGGCCCTGGCACCGAGGACCCAGGCTGGTTGGCAGGGCGCGCGCTGA
- a CDS encoding myxosortase-dependent metalloprotease, MXAN_2677/MXAN_2678 family encodes MPLVPLVASMALGQFDPYVRSHVDPQDPTTQCLYWTADRIVWSQEATGNPGTEGDAEFEAIRRAFKSWKDIFDDCGNLTLEEGPRVDERKVGYVRNRENHNVVLYRTVDCHSVVRKDDACWKDKDCENKYDCWDDEDGIVAVTLTTYNPRSGIIVDSDISFNAARWHFTAVDPGTPLCVEPNTSNCMSMDLQNAATHEVGHFIGLDHTRAPSSVMIASAFVGETTKRTIDEGSRGFVCSIYAKGGESQACLHPFITDDLGPKSGCDATGGASSFPVLVAWGLARFLRQRWRRGA; translated from the coding sequence ATGCCCCTGGTCCCCCTCGTCGCGTCCATGGCGCTGGGACAGTTCGACCCTTACGTGCGCAGCCACGTGGATCCGCAGGACCCGACGACGCAGTGCCTCTACTGGACGGCGGACCGCATCGTGTGGAGCCAGGAGGCCACGGGCAACCCCGGGACGGAGGGCGACGCGGAGTTCGAGGCCATCCGTCGCGCGTTCAAGAGCTGGAAGGACATCTTCGACGACTGCGGCAACCTGACGCTGGAGGAGGGGCCTCGGGTCGACGAGCGCAAGGTGGGGTACGTCCGCAACCGCGAGAACCACAACGTGGTGCTCTACCGCACCGTCGACTGTCACTCGGTCGTCCGGAAGGATGACGCGTGTTGGAAGGACAAGGACTGCGAGAACAAGTACGACTGCTGGGACGACGAGGATGGGATCGTCGCCGTCACCCTCACCACGTACAACCCCCGCTCGGGCATCATCGTGGACTCGGACATCTCCTTCAACGCGGCCCGCTGGCACTTCACCGCGGTGGACCCAGGGACTCCCCTCTGCGTGGAGCCCAACACCTCCAACTGCATGTCCATGGACCTGCAGAACGCGGCCACGCACGAGGTGGGGCACTTCATCGGGCTGGACCACACCCGCGCGCCTTCGTCGGTGATGATCGCGAGCGCCTTCGTCGGAGAGACCACCAAGCGCACCATCGACGAGGGCTCGCGCGGGTTCGTCTGCTCCATCTATGCGAAGGGCGGCGAGAGCCAGGCGTGCCTGCATCCGTTCATCACGGACGACCTGGGGCCGAAGTCCGGCTGCGACGCGACGGGGGGCGCCTCGTCGTTCCCCGTGCTCGTGGCGTGGGGGCTGGCCAGGTTCCTGCGCCAGCGCTGGCGGAGGGGCGCCTGA
- a CDS encoding DUF2795 domain-containing protein encodes MTRERLVQGVSELEARVGLHEALDGAVFPLSREELVWVARENEAPATVLSLLGALPPGEFASLDAVTDRLEKASPDVDPAPDTRPPTAPPAR; translated from the coding sequence ATGACACGCGAACGGCTCGTCCAGGGTGTGTCGGAGTTGGAGGCGCGAGTCGGGCTGCACGAGGCACTCGACGGCGCCGTGTTTCCCCTCTCCCGCGAGGAGCTCGTCTGGGTCGCGCGGGAGAACGAGGCGCCCGCGACGGTGCTCTCGCTCCTCGGAGCGCTCCCTCCCGGGGAGTTCGCCTCCCTGGACGCGGTGACCGACCGGCTGGAGAAGGCCTCCCCGGACGTGGACCCGGCCCCGGACACGCGGCCCCCCACCGCGCCCCCCGCGCGCTGA
- a CDS encoding sensor histidine kinase yields the protein MNPSELPAVLYVDDDALNLRVFDANFGQRFRIFRSSSPGEALTLLEQRKGEIGVVLSDQRMPGMTGVELLERARSIAPDAKRMLVTAYADMQAVIDAVNRGQVTRYFVKPWDRSELQAALDDALKIARLELRIREVEGRMMKSERLATLGQVTAGIAHELMGPVGYLSQNVTSLQRDLAGVIQYVSKHLQVDPNTAVAETVEDLPALIKDLSDGAEHLRQVALGLRAQARGEDMEATADVAEVVSFAVKLARAEVRERARLTSSGEPVRVVFGPVKLCQVLLNLVVNAAQAMGGTGRQGRIEVRWTVRPEDVVLTVADNGCGIPVDLQERVFQPLFTTKPVGIGTGLGLSICRELVTQAGGSLRLSSTPGEGTDIEITLRRAPPP from the coding sequence ATGAATCCGTCTGAACTGCCCGCGGTGCTCTACGTCGACGACGACGCCTTGAACCTGCGCGTGTTCGACGCGAACTTCGGGCAACGCTTCCGCATCTTCCGGAGCTCGTCGCCTGGCGAGGCGTTGACGCTGCTCGAGCAGCGCAAGGGCGAGATTGGCGTGGTGCTGTCGGACCAGCGCATGCCGGGGATGACGGGGGTGGAGCTGCTCGAGCGGGCGCGCTCCATCGCGCCGGACGCCAAGCGCATGCTCGTCACGGCGTACGCGGACATGCAGGCCGTCATCGACGCGGTGAACCGCGGCCAGGTGACGCGCTACTTCGTCAAGCCGTGGGACCGCTCGGAGCTGCAGGCCGCGCTGGACGACGCGTTGAAGATCGCCCGGCTGGAGCTGCGCATCCGCGAGGTCGAGGGGCGGATGATGAAGTCGGAGCGACTGGCCACGCTGGGGCAGGTGACGGCGGGCATCGCGCACGAGCTGATGGGGCCGGTGGGCTACCTGTCGCAGAACGTGACGTCGCTCCAGCGCGACCTCGCGGGCGTCATCCAGTACGTGTCCAAGCACCTGCAGGTGGATCCGAACACGGCGGTGGCGGAGACGGTGGAGGACCTGCCCGCGCTCATCAAGGATTTGTCGGACGGCGCCGAGCACCTGCGGCAGGTGGCGCTGGGCCTGCGCGCGCAGGCGCGCGGCGAGGACATGGAGGCCACCGCGGACGTGGCGGAGGTCGTGTCCTTCGCGGTGAAGCTGGCGCGCGCCGAGGTCCGGGAGCGGGCGCGGCTGACGAGCAGCGGGGAGCCGGTGCGCGTCGTCTTCGGTCCGGTGAAGCTGTGCCAGGTGCTGCTCAACCTGGTGGTCAACGCGGCGCAGGCCATGGGCGGCACGGGGCGGCAGGGGCGCATCGAGGTGCGCTGGACGGTGCGGCCCGAGGACGTGGTGCTGACGGTGGCGGACAACGGGTGCGGCATCCCGGTGGACCTCCAGGAGCGCGTCTTCCAGCCGCTGTTCACCACGAAGCCGGTGGGAATCGGCACGGGGCTGGGGTTGTCCATCTGCCGCGAGCTGGTGACCCAGGCCGGCGGCAGCCTGCGCTTGTCGTCCACGCCCGGCGAGGGCACGGACATCGAAATCACCCTCCGGCGAGCCCCGCCCCCCTGA